In the genome of Hydractinia symbiolongicarpus strain clone_291-10 chromosome 5, HSymV2.1, whole genome shotgun sequence, one region contains:
- the LOC130644271 gene encoding ectonucleoside triphosphate diphosphohydrolase 7-like, whose translation MVGKITITPPNVCCQRFVTIMGGGRYLKNDNTAKTINKFKRIFSKHVSLVIFIFLFIFLLFVLYITNQKPSYKHTEHIYDGHALHNAHNSKFHYGIVIDCGSSGSRVYIYYWPPHSGGKEELLKMKQMIDVDGNPVRLKIKPGISSFADNPFNASHSLAPLLRFAAHHIPHKKHQETPIYILATAGMRILPKVKQNAILHNLKVNIPKMSEFYFTESQVEVISGKQEGIYLWIATNYVLGRFDHTHDLSTTAANTVSPFSRKQTVGTIEIGGASLQIAYEVAQNQSVPAELGATINLGCDMHATIHEYKIYVTTFLGYGTDLARKRYIQHLYDKNKEKIRSHESIIDVCLPTDMVDEQEHNKTKFKVTGNGDFSQCQKALQPLINSTSHCLKPPCSFNGVHQTEIDYRNAEFYGFSEFWYSSNDVLRIGGKYDQEKLEKAAKHFCRTKWSMLKRHYAMGFYPKADDFRFKYQCFKSAWMTSVLHDGLNFPRQFKGLTTVQLIHGKEVQWTLGAILYRTRFMPLRDMKLEDKNTVKAQQYGGLWIIFREGFYPILFICAAIAVVFLVVYCRKIRKFSRTSAVYSGSRNFDVTVLPVTSNVPYDVRYEM comes from the exons ATGGTTGGGAA AATAACTATTACACCACCAAATGTATGTTGCCAACGATTTGTAACCATCATGGGTGGAGGAcggtatttaaaaaatgacaacaCTGCAAAGACTATAAATAAATTCAAAAGGATATTTTCCAAACATGTATCATtagttatatttatttttttattcatatttttacttttcGTATTGTATATTACAAATCAAAAACCAAGTTATAAACACACTGAGCATATATATGATGGACATGCTTTACATAATGCACATAACTCGAAATTTCATTATGGAATTGTTATTGATTGTGGAAGCAGTGGTTCAAgagtttatatatattattggcCACCCCATTCTGGTGGAAaggaagaacttttaaaaatgaaacaaatgataGATGTTGATGGTAATCCAGTCAGACTGAAAATCAAGCCAG GTATTTCTTCTTTTGCTGACAATCCTTTCAATGCTTCACATTCATTGGCTCCACTTCTGAGGTTTGCAGCACATCATATTCCACACAAGAAACATCAAGAAACTCCTATATATATTCTTGCTACAGCTGGAATGAGAATATTACCAAAAGTCAAACAAAACGCAATATTACATAATTTGAAAGTAAATATTCCAAAAATGTCCGAGTTTTATTTCACAGAGTCGCAGGTAGAAGTTATATCTGGAAAACAAGAAG GAATATACCTCTGGATAGCTACAAATTACGTTTTGGGTAGATTTGACCACACTCACGACCTGTCAACGACTGCTGCGAATACTGTTTCTCCTTTTTCACGAAAACAAACTGTCGGAACAATCGAGATTGGTGGAGCCTCTCTTCAAATTGCATACGAGGTTGCACAAAAT CAATCTGTACCAGCTGAACTGGGTGCTACTATTAATCTTGGTTGCGATATGCACGCTACTATACATGAGTACAAAATATATGTTACAACATTTTTGGGGTATGGTACCGACCTGGCGAGAAAAAGATATATTCAACATTTATatgataaaaacaaagaaaaaataag ATCGCATGAATCAATTATTGACGTTTGCTTGCCAACAGATATGGTGGACGAGCAAGAACACAACAAAACGAAGTTTAAAGTTACTGGCAATGGTGACTTCAGTCAATGTCAAAAGGCTTTACAACCGCTTATAAATAGTACAAGTCATTGTCTAAAACCACCTTGTTCATTTAATGGAGTACACCAAACCGAGATAGACTACAGAAATGCAGAATTTTATGGATTTTCGGAGTTCTGGTATTCTTCGAATGATGTTTTGAGAATTGGTGGAAAGTATGATCaagaaaagttagaaaaagCTGCCAAG CATTTTTGTCGAACAAAATGGTCGATGTTGAAACGTCATTACGCAATGGGTTTTTATCCAAAAGCAGACGATTTTCGATTCAA ATACCAATGTTTTAAATCTGCATGGATGACGTCAGTTCTTCATGATGGACTCAACTTTCCCAGACAATTTAAAGGATTAACCACTGTACAACTCATTCATGGAAAGGAAGTGCAATGGACATTGGGTGCTATCCTTTACAGAACCAGATTTATGCCGTTAAG AGATATGAAGCTGGAAGACAAAAATACAGTAAAAGCACAGCAATATGGTGGCTTATGGATTATCTTTCGTGAAGGTTTTTATCCCATCTTATTTATATGTGCCGCGATAGCTGTTGTGTTTCTTGTTGTATACTGTCGAAAGATACGCAAATTCAGCAGGACGTCAGCAGTTTACAGTGGTTCAAGAAACTTTGACGTCACTGTGTTACCTGTGACCAGTAACGTTCCTTACGATGTAAGGTACGAGATGTGA
- the LOC130644272 gene encoding threonylcarbamoyl-AMP synthase-like encodes MSIQTLPKDKESCSNEFNEIIRKALHSLNIGAVVAVPTDTIYGIAAYSQSTSAVDKLYEIKKRHREKAIAICVGNIEEVKRWGKVTVSDEVLHDLLPGAVTLIFKRSAELNPNLNSATDSIGIRIPRCAFIQQLAQACKQPLALTSANISSAMSALKIEEFKEIWPQLDLIVDAGTIGNTEESRLGSTVVDLSSPGEFLIIRKGCAYQHVMYVLEEKHKLRNKLES; translated from the exons ATGAGCATCCAAACTCTTCCCAAAGATAAAG AATCTTGCTCTAATGAGTTCAATGAAATAATTCGTAAAGCTCTACATTCTCTCAACATTGGTGCAGTTGTTGCTGTGCCAACAGATACGATATATGGAATTGCAGCATATTCACAATCTACATCAGCTGTTGATAAATTGTATGAAATCAAGAAAAGGCACAGAGAAAAAGCAATTGCGATATGTGTTGGTAACATTGAAGAAGTTAAAAG ATGGGGGAAAGTAACCGTCTCTGATGAAGTGCTTCACGACTTGCTACCTGGAGCTGTCACCCTCATTTTCAAAAGATCTGCTGAACTAAACCCTAACTTGAATTCTGCAACAGATTCTATTGGCATTCGTATACCAAGATGTGCGTTTATTCAACAGTTAGCTCAGGCATGTAAGCAACCGCTTGCTCTTACAAGTGCGAATATATCATCAGCAATGAGTGCATTGAAAATCGAG GAATTCAAAGAAATATGGCCTCAGCTTGATCTCATTGTCGATGCAGGTACCATAGGTAACACAGAGGAGTCTCGCCTTGGATCAACAGTTGTCGATCTTAGCTCTCCAGGAGAATTTCTAATAATACGTAAAGGATGCGCCTATCAGCATGTTATGTATGTTTTAGAAGAGAAACATAAGCTAAGAAACAAACTGGAATCGTGA